A single genomic interval of Thermoanaerobaculia bacterium harbors:
- the erpA gene encoding iron-sulfur cluster insertion protein ErpA, translating to MSSEMSSPLTPMTPPQAADSPLLTLTDKAIEKVKYFASQMPESSGKPLRVFVQGGGCSGFQYGFTFDDKHENDTEFAQGDVHVVVDPQSAMYLKGASVDYLEDFRGAGFSVNNPNASGGCGCGKSFNA from the coding sequence ATGTCTTCTGAAATGTCCAGTCCCCTCACTCCGATGACGCCTCCCCAGGCCGCGGACAGCCCCCTGCTGACGCTGACCGACAAGGCGATCGAGAAGGTCAAGTATTTCGCCTCTCAGATGCCGGAATCGTCCGGCAAGCCGCTCCGCGTCTTCGTCCAGGGCGGCGGCTGCTCCGGTTTCCAGTACGGGTTCACGTTCGACGACAAGCACGAGAACGACACGGAGTTCGCCCAGGGCGACGTGCACGTCGTCGTCGACCCCCAGAGCGCCATGTACTTGAAGGGCGCGAGCGTCGATTATCTCGAGGACTTCCGCGGCGCCGGTTTCTCGGTCAACAACCCGAACGCCTCGGGCGGCTGCGGCTGCGGCAAGTCCTTCAACGCTTGA
- a CDS encoding family 1 glycosylhydrolase, whose protein sequence is MKTVFLFATGIENSSPTIDHGKKRVDELEKCGFYRHWRTDFDLVQEMGICFLRYGPALYRTFLGADRFDWEFADATLADLRSRDVTPIADLCHFGVPDWIGDFQNPDFPKLFAGYASAFARRFPWIQLYTPVNEMYICALFSARYGWWNEQKSGDRSFVTALKHIVKANVMAMDAILAVRPDAIFIQSESSEYFHADSPKSIRPAEIMNAERFLSLDLNYGRRINSEMYEFLFDNGLTREEYHFFLGNSLKHHCIMGNDYYITNEHLVDGDGRTRPAGEVFGYSEITRQYYARYKLPVMHTETNLHQGPAGDESVYWLWKEWANVLRVRNDGVPIVGFTWYSLTDQVDWDVALREDRGTVNPLGLYDLDRNIRPVGRAYKKLIAEWGSVLPTQSVCLQVPLISPRQHQEGQVAFMPPSRRDRKKGTRSTDAPANAQ, encoded by the coding sequence GTGAAGACCGTTTTTCTGTTCGCGACCGGAATCGAGAACAGCTCGCCGACGATCGATCACGGCAAGAAGCGCGTGGACGAGTTGGAGAAGTGCGGGTTCTACCGGCACTGGAGGACCGACTTCGATCTCGTGCAGGAGATGGGGATCTGCTTCCTTCGTTACGGGCCGGCTCTCTACCGGACGTTCCTCGGGGCCGACCGCTTCGACTGGGAGTTCGCCGACGCGACGCTGGCCGATCTCCGGTCGCGAGACGTGACGCCGATCGCGGACCTCTGCCATTTCGGGGTTCCCGACTGGATCGGCGATTTCCAGAATCCCGATTTCCCGAAGCTCTTCGCCGGCTACGCATCGGCGTTCGCGCGGAGGTTCCCCTGGATCCAGCTGTATACGCCGGTCAACGAGATGTACATCTGCGCGCTCTTCTCCGCGCGCTACGGCTGGTGGAACGAGCAGAAGAGCGGCGACCGGAGCTTCGTGACGGCGTTGAAGCACATCGTCAAGGCGAACGTCATGGCGATGGACGCCATTCTCGCCGTCCGGCCCGACGCGATCTTCATCCAGAGCGAGTCCTCCGAGTACTTCCACGCCGACAGCCCGAAATCGATCCGGCCCGCGGAGATCATGAACGCGGAGCGGTTCCTCTCGCTCGACCTGAACTACGGGCGGAGGATCAACTCGGAGATGTACGAGTTCCTCTTCGACAACGGACTGACGCGCGAGGAGTACCACTTCTTCCTCGGCAACTCGCTCAAGCACCACTGCATCATGGGCAACGACTACTACATCACCAACGAGCATCTCGTCGACGGCGACGGCCGGACGCGTCCCGCCGGAGAAGTCTTCGGCTACAGCGAGATCACGCGCCAGTACTACGCGCGCTACAAGCTCCCGGTCATGCACACCGAGACGAACCTGCACCAGGGTCCGGCCGGCGACGAGAGCGTCTACTGGCTCTGGAAGGAGTGGGCCAACGTGCTCCGCGTGAGGAACGACGGCGTGCCGATCGTCGGGTTCACCTGGTACTCCCTCACCGACCAGGTCGACTGGGACGTCGCCCTGCGCGAGGACCGCGGCACCGTCAACCCGCTCGGCCTCTACGACCTCGACCGCAACATCCGCCCGGTCGGGCGCGCCTACAAGAAGCTCATCGCGGAATGGGGCAGCGTGCTGCCGACCCAGAGCGTCTGCCTCCAGGTCCCGCTGATCTCGCCCCGCCAGCACCAGGAGGGGCAGGTTGCGTTCATGCCGCCGTCCCGAAGGGACCGGAAGAAGGGGACCCGGAGCACCGACGCTCCCGCCAACGCGCAATGA
- a CDS encoding SDR family NAD(P)-dependent oxidoreductase codes for MNGNGDSAARFSGKVAIVTGAASGIGLAVAKRFGREGAKVVVADLNRRGAEKAAGEVKSAGAPDAFGSACDVSAEEQVGRTVSETLDRFGRWDVLVNNAGLMVFKALDQLTTDDWLKVWRVDLMGAFYFTKQAFSKMSDGGAIVNVSSVHARETTAGVAPYAAAKAALLSLTRSAALEGKPKGLRVNAILPGAVDTPMLWNNPNVKSGLEKIQRADVGKPEDLAAVIAFLASPGAEFVQGASILVDGGRLTHL; via the coding sequence ATGAACGGCAACGGTGATTCCGCGGCGCGATTCTCCGGAAAAGTCGCGATCGTCACGGGGGCGGCGAGTGGGATCGGTCTCGCGGTCGCGAAGCGGTTCGGGCGGGAGGGCGCGAAAGTCGTCGTGGCCGACCTGAATCGCCGCGGAGCGGAGAAGGCCGCCGGCGAGGTGAAATCCGCGGGGGCCCCCGACGCTTTCGGGAGCGCCTGCGACGTGAGCGCGGAGGAGCAGGTCGGCCGCACCGTCTCCGAGACGCTCGACCGTTTCGGCCGCTGGGACGTTCTCGTCAACAACGCGGGGCTCATGGTCTTCAAGGCGCTCGACCAGCTGACGACCGACGACTGGCTGAAGGTCTGGCGCGTGGATCTGATGGGCGCGTTCTATTTCACGAAGCAGGCGTTTTCGAAGATGAGCGACGGGGGCGCGATCGTGAACGTCTCGAGCGTGCACGCCCGGGAGACGACGGCGGGTGTGGCGCCGTACGCGGCGGCGAAGGCGGCACTCCTGTCGCTCACGCGGTCCGCCGCGCTCGAAGGGAAGCCGAAGGGGCTGCGGGTCAACGCGATCCTGCCGGGCGCGGTCGACACGCCGATGCTCTGGAACAACCCGAACGTGAAGTCGGGCCTCGAGAAGATCCAGCGCGCCGACGTCGGGAAGCCCGAGGACCTCGCCGCGGTCATCGCGTTCCTCGCGTCGCCGGGGGCGGAGTTCGTGCAGGGAGCCTCGATTCTGGTCGACGGGGGCCGGTTAACCCACCTCTGA